In Aspergillus fumigatus Af293 chromosome 2, whole genome shotgun sequence, a genomic segment contains:
- a CDS encoding universal stress protein encodes MQSSTSPRNSSDDTRRESSSPRPISPAGDSPRRKSIQFNIDRVESSQSPVRRSSSVRDQRRSQIEVPERDQKSGSVSRGLSPPPPQTYERGVSFDTFDNPDAADFSLTLNYKHKGYQCTRRSRTFLCGTDQNDYSDFALEWLIDELVDDGDEIVCLRAVEKDSGLASDAEIEAGKYREEAERLFEQVIQKNSQDEKAISLVLELAVGRVQDIIQRMIRIYEPALLIVGTRGRKLGGVQGLLPGSVSKYCLQQSPIPVIVVRPTTKREKKKKKRQADPTRRSYNQILEQSSRRGSRIFDASSSTESNISRLPDEEAAVAAALGLPASYTNSRSSLSMSERSSVSQEEPVPPNWGSLSVTAKSRLAESAETTEDEGASDDDNSASQSGQHIEDVSPKHKAADDSQAVSKDGDVAPDSGTPTTTGTPPPLESRKVNIPVIVTEDISTHQKDEGKGG; translated from the exons ATGCAGTCCTCCACCTCCCCACGAAATTCGTCCGACGACACTCGACGTGAGTCCTCCTCGCCACGGCCCATCTCCCCTGCAGGTGATAGCCCGCGGCGCAAGTCCATCCAGTTTAATATCGATCGAGTCGAAAGCTCTCAGTCCCCTGTCCGTCGGTCTTCAAGCGTCAGAGACCAGAGACGATCGCAAATCGAGGTGCCGGAGAGGGATCAGAAAAGTGGCTCTGTTAGTCGAGGCCtttctccgcctccgccgca AACCTACGAGCGCGGTGTGTCCTTTGATACATTTGATAATCCCGACGCGGCAGACTTCTCGTTGACTTTGAACTATAAACATAAAGGCTACCAGTGTACTCGTCGAAGTAGGACTTTTCTCTGTGGCACTGATCAGAATGATTACTCGGATTTTGCCCTGGAGTGGCTGATCGATGAGTTGgtcgacgatggcgatgagatTGTCTGTCTGCGAGCCGTTGAAAAGGACTCGGGCCTCGCGAGCGATGCGGAAATCGAGGCTGGAAAGTACAGGGAGGAAGCCGAGAGGCTGTTCGAGCAGGTCATACAGAAGAACAGCCAGGACGAAAAGGCCATCAGCTTGGTTTTGGAATTGGCGGTTGGTAGGGTTCAGGACATTATCCAGCGAATG ATCAGGATCTACGAACCTGCGCTGTTGATCGTGGGAACGCGCGGCCGGAAACTCGGAGGCGTGCAAGGCTTGCTGCCAGGCTCTGTCTCCAAGTATTGCTTGCAGCAGTCGCCGATTCCCGTCATTGTCGTCCGCCCCACCACCAAgcgagaaaagaaaaagaaaaagcggCAAGCAGATCCTACAAGGCGCAGTTACAATCAGATCCTTGAACAGAGTTCGCGTCGGGGTAGCCGCATCTTTGATGCCAGTTCGAGCACCGAAAGCAACATCTCCAGACTACCCGACGAAGAGGCCGCGGTTGCAGCAGCTTTGGGTCTCCCTGCCTCTTATACCAATTCTCGGAGCTCACTTTCCATGTCGGAGAGAAGCAGCGTCAGTCAGGAGGAGCCAGTGCCGCCAAATTGGGGCTCTTTGAGCGTCACTGCCAAAAGTCGTCTTGCGGAGAGTGCAGAAACCACGGAAGATGAAGGCGCCTCGGATGATGATAATTCTGCTTCCCAGTCCGGTCAACACATCGAAGATGTGTCACCCAAGCACAAGGCTGCAGATGACAGTCAAGCTGTTTCCAAAGACGGTGACGTGGCGCCAGACAGTGGTACTCCGACCACAACTGGGACTCCACCACCTCTCGAATCCAGAAAGGTCAATATTCCAGTTATTGTCACTGAGGATATTTCGACCCATCAGAAAGATGAAGGCAAGGGTGGATGA